ACTACTATGTAATTTCTCTTATACTTTCCTTCTATAAGTAATGTTTCTTGAAAAACTTGGGTTATTGATTTCTCAACCAGGCATTAGCTGGaagtgatgacgatgatgatgaggaCAGTTGGAGTGATTCTTGAACACTAACTTGTTGTTCAGACCCTTCCTTCTAGCAGTGATCGTACCAGATATAAACTGATATATCAATCTTTCTCGCTAGTTCTTCAAGCGCACACGACCGGGATAACCGAGTGTACTCATAGAACACTCCCCCAAGTCTCAATCCTGCTAGGCTATATGCATCCCATCAAATGTACAGAATAGATACTAATAATTGTATTCTATTCGATTGTAGTTAGTATTTTTTTACCCTCAGCAATTCGCTTGTGGGATAAAATGACTATGGATGCATGGCATACTGCACTAGTTCCATACCATATATTATATAATACCATACTATACCATATGTAGAGAGCATTGTAATTAGTTAGTTTATAAAGACATTTCCACTGTAAAACAATTTTTCAACCAAGTGTTGCAAAGTTCTGATACTAAATATTCATCAGATTGAGTTCATACTGCATTGTGCCTATTACGTCAATTTTCTCTTTTGGATGTTTTGAAGGCAACTCTCAAGCGGAAACTCTAAGTTCCTACTTCGTTtccaaagaatgattttttagggaccatggtttttttgggaccatggtcttaGTAGGCCGCCTTCTCTATagttataagggatgtcctaaaacattgaaatgactaacctacccttaacctaatttaatttcaaaccaacacaataaccacctctctctctctatatatataaccaccaccaccaaccaccgatcaccaccaccaaccaccgattaccaccaccaccaccaccacccaccgccgattaccaccaccaccaaccaccgattaccaccatcgCCCACCACTGCCGATTACCACCcccaccacctccaattatcaccaccgattaccaccaccacctccgattaccaccaccactatatatatagcttaatttaaaacattaacaaagatattctcacaaactcattacttatcattcgtttttggttgaataaatgagaactaatcatcaaaatgagttgaaaatggaagttgcagagaggtttaatggagtttttcagtaaaaagttcggttatcacaaattatttttttcttaaccgaactcaaagttcggttgattcgcaaaaaaaatacttttaaccgaactgcttgtattagaacaatacaagtccataagttcggttcgttcgcaaaattattaagttttctttgtaaccgaactctacctatatgcccagttcggttgattcacaaaatatgttgaagtttgtgaaccaaaagaacttctaacactaggttacttttaacctgaagttcggttgggaagTTGGTTgcattgaagtttgcgaactaatcgaacacacaagatgtactcaaataaattgtcaagttcaaagttcggttacctaccattttatcctaggtaaccgaacattgcgctgtacgaccaaaacctccattaacgagcgagttcggtaacatgcgtgtttggaaaacgtaaccgaactacactttcaggtgtgttcggttacatgttcttgacgtatggtaaccgaactacactttcagatgtgttcggttacatgttgttgATATATGGTTAACCGAAGTGgcccaattcaaccaacattatctaagtttgaagcatacctgggtacccaaatacccttcctccggttgtggttggtaaaatccatcgtttttcatgttttctttcttcatcttctctagctttactctctcaataattctacttctttaaaaaaaaactcatctgattttttaatctcactaattatctttaatttaatcatctcactaatcattacactaactattattaacactagctaatcatcacctaaaattaatcaggagggtaatttaattaaggtattaatataaatatctagataaggggtgacctagatttacttctaatgtctttacccaaaataaaatcatggtccccaaaaaatcgttcttttccAAAGACGTAGCCGGGTGGGTGTGCAGTTGCTCACTAAGCCCAACTAACTCTCAAGCCCATTTAGAGCTATTTTGCCCATTTGTAGATATGTTTGCTAGATTTACCGCCTCTTAATCTTTAATATGTCCTAATTGGTTACTTGCAAGTTACAATCCCATTTATCAAAACCTGGCTCTGACCCTGCCTTAGGTTCTATCATGGGATTAGACGTCCCTTTTTCAAAGATCGATTGTTAACAAATGTTTGgaaaatttaagaaaaataatgaaGGTTTAGTTATCGAGAAATTGGAGAGGTCTCCTATTTGATTGTAACCAGTGATTTGTAATTGTTTGAAGCCTCCTTTTACAGTGTTGTCTTTAAGTACACTAAGTTGTTTTTTCTCTTGTTGATCTTCTCTTGtgtctagaaatgcaaacttcaatctGTTGGAGAATCACCTGATCAGTCCACTACAATAGTCAAATAGTCGTTGGTTAGTTACATGCTCATGTTAGTAAACTGTAGCATATGTTAGCAATCTGTTATTATAGCTATCAATGTCGGTTGTACTATGATATAAAGAGAAGTGCGTGGTCCTTGTAAGAGTAACGAATGCTGAAATGAAATCATGAGCAATTGTCTAGCGACAAAGAGCTCTTCACATGGCATCGGATACAAAAACACCATTAATGGAAACTTCAAAATATTCAACATCTTCGAATAATCATATATTCGTTACCTTCAAACCTCCATCCCAACTATCAAACACCAATTTTATTCTATGTAAACCACAGATCGCACCTATGTTACGCAGTTATGACTTGTTTCGTATTGTTGATGGATCTTATCAGTGTCCAGTGAAGTATGTTCTTATAGATCAAACTTCATCTACAACTGCTGAATAACATCATGACTTTGTTCAAAATCCTGGTTATTTTATGCTTGTACTGAAGAAACCCACTCTCAAGTTGTTGATTTTACTTACTCTCATGAAGTCTGGACTCGTTTGGAGATTAATTATAATGCTACTACCAGATCTCGTCTTATGCAATTAAAAACTGATTTGATCAAACTCAACAAAGGATCTGATTCTATGCACACTTACTTCAACAAGGCTCGTTCAATTGCTTTTCAACTTTCTCAGATTGATCGTCCACTTTCAGACGAGGATCTTTTTTTTCATATCCTTTAAGGACTACCTCAAGAATTAAATGCCTTCATGACTTGTTAACACTCAGCAATTAAAGAATTTAAATCCGATTACTTCATTTGATCTTCAAGGTCTTCATCTCTCTGCAGAAACTCGTGTTCTTGCGGAATCACAAGTAGATCTCACTACTGCTtctgcaaatattgctcatccaCCACAACACAATTTTAGTTAATTTGAAACCTTTCATGTGAGAAATTTTTCAGGTAATTCTTCTCGTACATGATTTCTCGAATTCAAATTGGTCCTATAATCCATCTCGTGGTGGTGGGTATTCTCGATCTAATTTTCCAAGAGGAGGTCATAATTTTGCAAGAGGAGGACGTTTCAATTTAGGAGGTAGATCTAATATTGGAGGAAGATTTTCTTCTAATAGAAGATTTCAATCTGGAGGTCGTTCTAATGGAAGATTTGGTAGAGGTTCTTCAAATTTTTATCCTCCGGTGAAGTATGATTATTATATTGAGTGTCAACTCTTTCGTAAGCCTGGACATTCTGCTAATGAGTGTAGATATAGGTATTCTGGCATTGATTTCTCTACATCTCAAGCTTATAATGCATATTTTGATGATGGATACAATGTGTATTGTGAATGTGATAATTTGTGGATTCCTAAACCTAAGGCCTATGCAGTATACAATGAAGAATCTTTAACTCTTTCTACTTCTTGGGTACCAGAATCTGGTGCAACTCATCAAATTACttcatatttttcaaatttaaatCTTCATTTTGAGTATCAAGGTTCAGATCATGTTAAAGTTGGTAATGGCTCAAGTAGGCTTATAACTCATGTTGGATCTTCTGTTTGTCATTCTAATGATACTAAGTTAGCTCTTTCTAATGTTCTTTATGTAACTAGTATCACTAAGAATCTGCTCTTCGTGCTTCAATTTTCCAAGGATAATAACTGCTCTTTTTCCTTCTATCTCGGTCATTTTTGTGTCAAGGATTTGGTTACACACAAAGAAGTTCTCAATGGACCTGTTAAGAATGGACTTTATGATATACAGTTCTCCAATGCTCAACTCAAGCAGGCATTCTCCATCTCATCCAATTCAGATGATTGACACAAGaagttagtgaaaaagcgggggtctaacaacaccacccaatatttctcttagcaatctatatggactaactccgaaatactttgttagagaatcaactagacagtcagactcaatctagataaaagtatctcaaggagttaatatctctctcttgatttgatttttactcaagctaaaaacagtagggagtctttatcaaatacaaggaataacttggacggtaccaaagaccaatgtttaaggatcaatcaatatcaatcaacaaccaaaggttggatttccaatttatgatcacgaacgcacaacctgtattatttcaattatacaaaatataatgcggaaaagaaataacacaaacaccagaagttttgttaacgaggaaaccacaaatgcaaaaaaacccagggacctagtccatattgaatacacactgtattaagacgctacagacactagcctactctaagctaacttcggactgaactatagttgaaccccaatatgtctcccaccgatccaaggtacagttgtactcctatgcctctgatcccagcaggatactgcgcacttgattcccttagatgatctcacccacaaccaagagttgctgcaacccaaaatcgcagacttgataataaacaaatctgtctcacatagaaaagtctatcaaaggataaatctatctcccacagataaaccctaggttttgtttcgtcttaagatatgaaatcaaggtgaacatgaaccaattgataatcctgtcttatattcccgaagaacatcctagattaatcaatcacctctctacaatccttcctgactacagaggcggtttgtcgaggaatcacaaacagtgagacgaagatgtttgtgaattctttatctttcctatcggagaactctcacgatcataagccaatcaaagattgtactcatatgatagaagatgcaagatcagatcacacaactacgataaaattagtatcggtctggcttcacaatcccaatgaagtctttaagtcgttaacctggttttagagaagaaaaccaaaggttaaaggagaatcgactccagcgagcgcactagtatcacacagacgtgtggggattatttttgcataatgctagatgtctcctttatatagccttcaaatcagggttttgccttaattacgaagcaatccatattcaccgttagatgaaaacctgatttagattcaagctaatatttctcaaccgttagatcgaaaacttagcttgtcacacacacttgggtaaacgtttactgggtttgtgaaaaccatgcccaaacatgtacgtgtatgttggttcaacatagtaacccaaaatattaaccatatgagcatttcatattaaccttgttcttcttcactataactagttcaattgactcaaaagaactagttagagagttgttcaattgctatgagatcttatgtaactacacaagacacaattgactcaaaataactagttagagagttgttcaattgctatgagatcttatgtaactacacaagacacaattgaaaaaaagatgattctatttgattgaatcggctcataaactttatatccacggtttgcataaagcattccttagtaatttaagtttcatgttcaaagaacatctttagatcataaccacttaagctcacaaacaagttcgcggacttaagacaaccggtggagttttccaaactcagcagaaaatctcggcaaggagactttcgccagttcgcggacttacacgcaaacgagttgttggaaaatcccatcagaaattctcggtcgagaacttccgtcagttcgcggactgggttcgcggacttggcaaagccaattcctccgggttctctcaatcaacaaagttcgaaaacttcggattaaggaatacatggttatgtaatctaaactctcatttcaatcattgagacattctcagaggacgttatatagccgttattcacagaccatttcgcgtcagagcaattctcaaagtaattgaaacttttcatgactttcgtcactaggtgaagataaacttgatcaaagcgaaacgctttaccaacacatgatttcgatatatagataggcgagatatactcggctcgaaatatcaaatgtgtatgatccagtctatatagcataccacttttgtctcataagaagtaggagatagaagagataaactttcgagtaatatataagttcaagtctccacatacctttttgttgatgaagttccacggttccttgagtagatcttcgtcgttgtatgatgaatcgtcatgaagtccttgagctcaactacacttttctatcctagtccgagacttagctatgtaggctagaaatcaagattcatagttttgatcactaatattgacaaacatgcttgagataacaacgcatgcgaggtcgaccgagctctGACAGTTAGGACATCCAGCTTTCAAGACTCTTAAGCATGTTTTGTCCTCTATGAGTCTGTGACTGACATCAGGGCCGGCCCCGACATTATTGCTGCCCAAAGGAAATAAATTAGTGTTGCCCTTTCGAATATTTGACTAAGTCAGTCAACTTTGACTAGGACCAGTATTTTCTGGTGACTTAATTGGCAGAAAATCATTTCATAACCagaaaattagagaaaaatgtctAAATATTACTTCAAGTTGGAGTAGATATTATGTCCGGTAACTCAAGTTTTTATATTGTTGTATCAAATGTGGATCATTAATGGAGATTATAGCAACTCCAAAGTCGGATGCAAAATCAGACCAACTGATTGACTATATATTTTTGTAGTATTTGCTAATCAAATTAATGCCCCCTCTATTTGTCACAAATCAGCATTAGGACCTCGCATGGAAAAACAATCTTTTATGTATGTTTGTTGTTTCCCACCTCCTTTAATTAATAGAGTTTTCATCTTGTTGCCTAACTAATGATTTAATTATTTCAAATAACATCCGTAAAAATAACTATTTCGTCCTATGTCCTATGTAACAGAATTACATGCAACAAGTTTTGCTGCCCCACTTTTTGTGCCGCCCAAAGTGGAACTTTGGCCACTTTGGCCCAAGGTCGGCCCTGACTGACATTATAGATGATCATATCTCTGGTTTTATTCGCAGTGATTGTCAAATTGCTAAGACTCATGCTTAACCATTCCCTTCTATGTTTCAAAATAATTCTCATAGTCTTTTGGATCTTATTCATACGGATGTATGGGTTTTCTCAGTTTTCTTAGTGAATGGATTTAAGTACTATGTATATTTCATTGACTCATTTAGTAGGTTTAGTTGGTTTTATCCCCTGTCTTACAAATCAGAAGTGTTACCTACTTTTATCAAATTCAAGGCTCATGTTGAAAAACAATTTTCTACTTCAATTAAAACGGTTCAGTCTGATTGGGGAGGAGAATACAGAAATGTTCTACTTATTTGGAATCTTGTGGAATAGGTCATAGAGTCTCATGTCCACATGCTCATCAACAAAATGGAAAAGCAGAAAGTAAGCATAGGCATATAGTTGAAACTGGCCTTGTTATTTTTCAATGTACATAAATTGGAGCCACATTCAGTTAAGTGCATCTTTTTGGGTTATAGTGCTATGCACAAGGGCTACATGTGTTTAAATACTTTAACCAATAAGCTTATCATCTCTAGATATGTCAGTTTTGATGAGACTGAATTCCTTTATGCTTCATTATTTGGTGCTCATTCTACTCAAGATGTTACATTGTCTACCATGTCAGTCTCTTCAACTGTTTCTAATGATCCTGATACTTCAtctcatatttctgcatatttaaCTTCTTCGACCACTCAAGATCAGTCCACTATAGGTTTACTACAAGCACGAGTTCGTAATGCTCATTCTATGCATACAAGAGGCGAAATTGGTATTGTTAAACCTAAAGTTTTTGCAGCCGATGTTCAATCTGTCAATGAAGATATTACAGTCCCTACTTCTTTTACTGCAGCCAATAAAATTCATGTCTGGAgattatctgtgtgtgaagaaaTAAATTCATTATTGCAGAATGGTACATGGATTCTTGTTGCTCCCGATCCTTTTCAAAATGTTGTAGGCTGCAAATGGGTTTTCAGGGTAAAAAGAAATTCAGATGTGTCTATTGAAAGGTTTAAAGCTAGATTGGTGGCAAAAGGATATACTCAAGTTGAAGGAATTGATTACCAGGATACTTTTAGCCATGTGGTTAAACCTACTACAGTTAGGATGACGCTCTCTATTTTCCTTTATAAGGACTGGACAATAAGGAAGTTGGATGTTAAAAACGCATTATTGCATGGATATCTTTCAGAAGATGTATACATGAGCAAACCTCCAAGCTTCCAAGATCTGTAAATTAATTCACCTCAAGCTATCAATTCTCTTATCCAAAGATTGAGTTCAGAATTTGCCATTAACGACTTGAGAGATTTACATTTATTCTTACGAATTCAATCCACTCAGAATGCTAATGGGGTTCATCTCTCTTAAGAGCAATATGTTACTAACCTGCTCAAAAAGACTAAAATAGACAAATGCCATCCTTGTTCTACTCCTATATCTTTTATTTCCTTTGATTCTCAATCTCCACGGTTAAAAGATTCAGCAGTGTATAGAAGCATCGTAGGGGCTTTACAGTATGCTACTATTACACGCCCTGACATAGCTTATGCTGTGAACAAATCATATTAGTTTATGTCTTCTCCTACTAAATATCACTGGTCTGGAGTAAGAGAATTCTACGCCATCTATAGGGTACCATATCTTTTGGCATTCAATTCAAGAGATCTAGCAGTTTGCAACTTCAGGCTTTTtctgatgcagattgggctggtGACCCAATTGACAGACGCTCTACCAGTGGCATGGCCATCTTTATGGGTCCTAATCTTATCTCCTGGTGTTCACACAAACTGAAAATTGTCTCTAATCCAGTACAAAGGATGAATATCGTGTTGTTGCAGATGCTACATCTGAGCTTATTTGGGTACAATCTCTTATGAATGAGTTGTATTTTTCTTCTCCCAGAATTCTAGTTCTCTGGTGTGACAACCTGGGTGCTACTTATCTTACAGCTAACCCCATTTTTCATAATCACATGAAGCATATGGATATTTTATTTCACTTTGTTTGTGAATTGGTTGTCGGTAAGCAGGTATATGTCTGTTATATCAGTACCCATGATCAGattgctgatattctcaccaagggATTGTCCACTACTAAGTTTGCTCTGCTGCGTTCCAAGCTCAATGTCTCTTCCATGATCATAAGCTCAGTAGCTTATGTTAGTAATCTGTTATTACAGCTGTGAATGTTGGTTGTACTCTAATATAAAGAGAAGTGTGTGGTCCTTGTAAGAGTAATGAATTCTGAAATGAAATCCCGAACAATTGTCTAGCAACACAGAGCTCTTCACACTTTCCTTCGATGTCTTCTTTGTTCTTTGGGCTTTTGCTTGCTTTCAATTGTAATCGCCTTCACACGGCATGTAtgctatttttaaaattttattttttcccaTCAAGAAAGAAGAAACCCTCGCTCAAAACTTTCGTCTAAGTCACCTGCCTATCTGGCTATCGCAAATTGTAGAGACAGACTGTTAGACTTTTCTTTGGCattcatttatcaaaagtacAAAAAACACTTACATATATAATGAAAAATAGTGCAGAAATAACAGTCATATACTATGTAAAGAATCAACAAATCCGACTCTTAATCTACTAATAAATTTGGCATATCTTACAGTATCTGAATGTGAATCACAGTTGTGTTTTCTTATTTCAGTTTTCCCACACATTTTTCTTGGACAAATGTGTATAAACATATTCGTACCTTGAGaaatggaaacaaaaaaaaacaaacattttCGTAATAAACTCAGATCACTATGCACTGAGCTAAAAGCACAGTGTACGTTTCTGCTATAAAAGTTTAAAATAGCACACAAATATTTTATATAGAGAGCAGAACTCAAACAAAGTATACAAAACTTTCCCTAGAAAACAACGTTATATAACATGTGCATAAGCATCTTTGCATGTCTTGTAATTGTATATGCTCGGATATGAATCTCGCTGCGTACTAGTTTTGTTTTACATTTACTGATTTTCTTGGACATACGTGTATATCCCATTTACAGATAAGATGCAACTCAGATTTTGTTTATCAAACAAGACAATTATAAGTCGAGGATGCTAGGACTGTATCGATTTGTCCAAAAACGTGACTTAATATAAGAATATCAATTTGTATAGTTCATGAGGGGCATGCATGATTCCAGGATCATGTTCAATCTTCCACATGATATATACAGTTTGatgtatacatatatatttaCATGTGTAGCAGAAACAAGAATAAGCAATCATCAACTATTTAACAGAAAAACGTCGATAATGAAAACTTCATCATTGTGGGGAGTTTTTGTATTCTTGGCGTTCTCTGCACTGATCATCCCATCCTATTCTCAGGATCAACCCTCTGATCATGATCATGATGAACAGCTAAAGACTTTCATAGTGTTTGTTTCTAAATCGGACAAGCCTTCGGTTTTTAGCTCTCATCTCCATTGGTATAGTGCAACTCTCCAATCTCTCCCACCTTCACCAATATCGTCATCATCTTCAGATCATCATGACGGATCTCCTTCTCGAGAAGTCATGTACAGTTACGACCACGTAGCTCATGGTTTCGCAGCAAGACTAACACCTTCTCAAGCTTCTCATCTCGAAAACTTACCAGGCATACTCTCCGTCATCCCTGATAGTTTTGTCGAACCACATACCACTCACTCTCCCCAGTTCCTAGGGTTGAATTACGGTTATGGTCTTTGGCCTAATTCAAGTTACGGTGAAGACGTCATTATCGGTGTTTTCGACGGTGGTATATGGCCGGAACATCAAAGTTTTAATGACTTTGGTTTAACTCCTGTACCAAAACGATGGAAAGGTACTTGCCAGACGGGGCCTGACTTCCCTCCATGTAACAGGAAGTTAATCGGTGCTCAAGCTTTTTACAAAGGAATTGAAGCACATCTCGGTCATAGATTTGATGCGGACGGTAGTAAAGATTCAAGATCTCCGAGGGATACTAGCGGACATGGTACACATTGTGCAGCTACTGCAGCTGGATCTCCAGTCATGAACGCCGGGTTTCATAACGATTCAGTTGGAGAAGCCAAAGGAGTTGCAACTAAAGCTAGAATTGCTGCTTACAAGGTCATGTGGAAGGGTGGAGCTGTTACTTCTGATTCTCTAGCTGGTTATGAGCAAGTTGTAAAAGATGGAGTTGATGTGATGTCTATATCATTAGGTCATGGCTATGGTACTCCATATCACCGAAGTCCAATAGCCATTGGAACTTTTGGTGCAACGGAGAAGGGAATTGTGGTTTCTCTTGCTGCTGGAAATAATGGAGCTAAAGGTCCGAAAACAGTTGGTAATTCCGCACCGTGGATGTTGACTGTCGGAGGATCAACTATTGACAGGGAGTCTCGTGCGGATGTGATTTTAGGCGATGGTCAAGTGATCCCAGGTGTTTCATAGTATTATGGAGATCCAATACCATACAATACTACTTACTTAGAGATTGTTTACATTCAAAGAAGTGACGGTTCTTCTAACAAGTGCTTACCAGGATCCTTAAGTCCTACTCAAGTTGCTGGAAAAATTGTAGTTTGTAATGCTGATCTTAAGAATCCTGCAGTGAAAAAAGCGAGCGTCGCCAAAGCAGCTAGGGGTGTTGGAATGATTCATGTCCAAACGATCGACCAGTTCGAAGCATTGGGGGCGAGAAACTATCCGATTCCAGCAACTGCAGTCACCAAAAGTTCTGGCTTGAAGATTATTACATACATTACCAGTAACAGGAAAGATGATAAAAAACCAACACCTAAAATCGATTTCCGAGGAACTGTTACTGGGTCTTCTTTTTTGTCGCCCGCTCCTAAAGTTGCCACCTTTTCAAGCACAGGTCCGAATCCGCTAATCCCAGAGATTCTCAAACCAGATGTTATTGCACCTGGGGTAAATATCTTGGCTGCTCGGTCCGGTTCTGATGCTGAATTTGTTATGAAAAGTGGTACTTCCA
This genomic stretch from Papaver somniferum cultivar HN1 chromosome 5, ASM357369v1, whole genome shotgun sequence harbors:
- the LOC113280207 gene encoding subtilisin-like protease SBT1.4, which translates into the protein MKTSSLWGVFVFLAFSALIIPSYSQDQPSDHDHDEQLKTFIVFVSKSDKPSVFSSHLHWYSATLQSLPPSPISSSSSDHHDGSPSREVMYSYDHVAHGFAARLTPSQASHLENLPGILSVIPDSFVEPHTTHSPQFLGLNYGYGLWPNSSYGEDVIIGVFDGGIWPEHQSFNDFGLTPVPKRWKGTCQTGPDFPPCNRKLIGAQAFYKGIEAHLGHRFDADGSKDSRSPRDTSGHGTHCAATAAGSPVMNAGFHNDSVGEAKGVATKARIAAYKVMWKGGAVTSDSLAGYEQVVKDGVDVMSISLGHGYGTPYHRSPIAIGTFGATEKGIVVSLAAGNNGAKGPKTVGNSAPWMLTVGGSTIDRESRADVILGDGQVIPGSLSPTQVAGKIVVCNADLKNPAVKKASVAKAARGVGMIHVQTIDQFEALGARNYPIPATAVTKSSGLKIITYITSNRKDDKKPTPKIDFRGTVTGSSFLSPAPKVATFSSTGPNPLIPEILKPDVIAPGVNILAARSGSDAEFVMKSGTSMACPHVRGLAALLRNAFPKWSPAAIKLALMTTAYIVDNSGKYITVINNTGGDNGKFSTPFQHGSGHVDPNKALNPGLVYDITPSDYEAFLCTIGYNKKQMKLFVKDRNVDCDSVGLSTVGDLNYPLFSVVFESAGRSQTGSIREWLRMLEFQQMQFTN